A genome region from Cucurbita pepo subsp. pepo cultivar mu-cu-16 chromosome LG02, ASM280686v2, whole genome shotgun sequence includes the following:
- the LOC111786667 gene encoding transcription factor VIP1-like — MLMDTNFSASKPPQPAAAMDIEQMPENPHRGSYHRRSLSDTSFRFPNLDELLFFDPLELDLSILSSPSSPPPGGTAMAVDSSSNSKLSNDAVHPKPEPINSGSFGGHLRSLSVDSDFFKNLDLGGDGGSIDSLGRKTPASEQRQVRHRHSLSMDGSSSSFEADSTLMIDGVKKAMDPERLAELALIDPKRAKRILANRQSAARSKERKVRYTNELERKVQTLQSEATTLSAQVTMLQRETTELAVENKELKLRLQAMDQQAQLRDDLSEALKEEVQRLRIAAGQVPLINGNPFNRPPQYPSSRPPVHHFSSSHAQQGQQQPSPSLATNLQQPDPKWMNSSQLLGRNPDGQAKP; from the exons ATGCTGATGGATACTAATTTCTCGGCGTCCAAACCACCGCAGCCAGCGGCGGCGATGGACATCGAACAGATGCCAGAGAATCCCCACCGTGGTTCCTACCACCGCCGCTCCCTCTCCGACACTTCCTTCCGCTTCCCTAACCTCGATGAGCTTCTCTTCTTCGATCCTTTAGAGCTCGACCTCTCGATTCTCTCTTccccttcttctcctcctcccgGCGGCACTGCCATGGCCGTCGATTCGTCGTCTAATTCCAAGTTATCTAATGACGCCGTTCACCCTAAGCCGGAGCCGATTAACTCTGGGTCATTCGGCGGGCACTTGCGCAGCTTGTCGGTGGATTCTGATTTCTTCAAGAATCTGGACCTCGGCGGTGACGGTGGATCGATCGATTCATTGGGGAGGAAAACTCCGGCGAGTGAACAGCGGCAAGTTCGTCATCGACATAGCTTGTCCATGGATGGTTCTTCGTCGTCGTTTGAGGCCGATTCAACCCTAATGATCGATGGAGTGAAGAAGGCAATGGACCCGGAAAGACTTGCGGAGTTAGCCCTAATTGATCCGAAAAGAGCAAAAAG GATTCTTGCCAATAGACAATCTGCAGCTCGTTCGAAAGAGAGGAAGGTACGGTACACTAATGAATTGGAGAGGAAGGTTCAGACTCTGCAATCTGAAGCTACCACTCTGTCTGCTCAGGTGACAATGCTACAG AGAGAGACTACTGAATTAGCCGTGGAAAATAAGGAACTCAAACTTCGGTTACAGGCTATGGATCAGCAAGCACAACTCCGGGATG ATCTGAGTGAAGCTTTGAAGGAAGAAGTTCAACGGCTTAGAATAGCAGCAGGCCAGGTTCCATTGATCAATGGAAATCCTTTCAACCGACCCCCTCAATATCCATCATCTCGACCGCCTGTACACCATTTTAGTAGCTCCCACGCTCAGCAGGGTCAACAGCAGCCGTCACCCAGCTTGGCCACAAACCTGCAGCAACCAGATCCAAAATGGATGAACTCGTCCCAGCTTCTCGGTCGCAATCCCGATGGCCAAGCAAAACCTTAG
- the LOC111788967 gene encoding abscisic acid 8'-hydroxylase 3-like gives MPLNFLLMFVLLFLFVLSAFLLVRSWGWKKAMEDIPGNLGWPIVGESFSFISEFGSPAGICSFMINRQKRFGKVFKTSVLGRLMVFMTGSNAAKILLTGKDGMVSLNLFYTGQQVLGRSSLLQTNGEAHKRLRRLIGEPLSMDGLRKYFQFINNLAIETLDEWSGRTIFVLDEASTFTLKVIGNMIMSLEPKGEEQEKFRDNFKIISSCFSSLPLNIPGTAFYRGMKARKRMFEMLDSIIEKRRSGEICRQDFLDSLIIKHNKTGGGSDEEKLTDEQLKDNILTLLIAGHDTTTAALTWLIKFLGENPHVLEQLRLEHQQIQEHRKGENLSWADVNNLPYTAKVLSETLRRATILPWYSRKAAQDFEIGGYKIKKGWSVNLDVVSIHHDATVFPEPNKFDPSRFEAPLRPFSFLGFGSGPRMCPGINLAKLEISVFIHHLVCKYRWRCLEKEDDSVQPTLVRMPKNKYPIRVEAL, from the exons ATGCCTCTAAATTTTCTGCTGATGTTTgttcttctgttcttgtttGTGTTATCAGCTTTCTTGCTTGTGCGTTCATGGGGTTGGAAAAAGGCAATGGAGGACATTCCTGGGAACTTGGGTTGGCCTATTGTTGGTGAAAGCTTCTCGTTTATATCAGAGTTTGGTAGCCCTGCTGGTATTTGCAGCTTCATGATCAACAGGCAGAAGAG GTTTGGAAAGGTTTTCAAGACGAGCGTGCTCGGGAGATTGATGGTGTTCATGACGGGGAGCAATGCGGCGAAGATTTTATTGACAGGGAAGGATGGTATGGTGAGCTTGAACCTGTTCTACACTGGCCAGCAAGTCCTCGGCCGAAGCAGCTTGCTTCAGACCAATGGTGAAGCCCACAAGAGGCTGCGACGGCTGATCGGAGAACCACTCTCCATGGATGGCTTAAGGAAATACTTTCAGTTCATCAACAATTTAGCAATTGAAACTCTAGATGAATGGTCTGGAAGaacaatttttgttcttgatgaaGCTTCCACA TTCACTCTTAAAGTTATTGGTAACATGATCATGAGCTTGGAGCCTAAAGGAGAGGAACAAGAGAAGTTTAGAGACAATTTCAAGATAATCTCTTCATGTTTTTCATCTTTGCCTCTTAACATTCCCGGAACCGCTTTCTATCGTGGTATGAAG GCACGTAAACGAATGTTCGAGATGTTAGATTCAATCATTGAAAAGCGACGCAGCGGAGAAATTTGCCGACAGGATTTCTTGGACTCACTGATAATCAAACACAACAAAACAGGAGGAGGAAGTGATGAAGAAAAACTCACTGATGAACAGTTGAAGGACAATATACTAACTCTGCTGATTGCTGGACATGATACTACAACTGCAGCTCTCACTTGGCTGATCAAATTTCTTGGAGAAAATCCTCATGTTTTGGAACAATTGAGA CTTGAACACCAACAGATTCAAGAACATAGGAAGGGAGAAAATCTGTCATGGGCTGATGTTAACAACTTACCTTACACTGCCAAA GTGCTCAGTGAAACTCTGAGGAGAGCAACAATTCTACCATGGTATTCAAGAAAAGCAGCTCAGGACTTTGAAATTGGAG GATACAAGATCAAGAAAGGGTGGTCTGTAAACTTGGATGTTGTTTCAATTCATCATGATGCTACTGTTTTCCCTGAACCCAACAAGTTTGATCCATCAAGATTTGAGGCACCATTGAGGCCTTTCAGCTTTCTTGGATTTGGCAGTGGACCAAGAATGTGCCCTGGAATCAACTTGGCAAAGCTCGAAATTTCAGTGTTCATCCATCACCTTGTCTGCAAATACAG ATGGAGATGTTTGGAGAAGGAGGATGATTCAGTGCAGCCAACTTTGGTGAGGATGCCTAAGAACAAGTACCCAATTAGAGTGGAGGCGCTGTGA
- the LOC111789006 gene encoding auxin efflux carrier component 6: MITVGDFYKVMCAMLPLYFAMLVAYTSVKWWKIFTAEQCAGINRFVAVFAVPVLSFHFISQNNPFEMDTKFILADTISKAFVLLSLSLGAVFFSGGGGGRLDWVITLFSLATLPNTLVMGIPLLNAMYGDFTQPLMVQLLVLQCIIWYTLLLFLFEYRAAILLIHNQFPGPSAKAITKFELDADVISLDGRDKLLTESEIDIQGRICVRIRRSTSSAPDSGLSSIGITPRASNLSNAEIFSINTPVQLHGPLRSNDMLFDLGSGYGSSDAYSLQPTPRGSNFNDMEMTTTAGNTPTWGRSPVAGSSAVKMVWESPENGGGGEGQGYKAVLPVKEMSFRDSTMTAMGEEVEAKRSQELPNAFVMIRLILTVVGRKLSRNPNTYSSVLGLLWSLASFKWKVAMPSVVVYSIKIISDAGLGMAMFSLGLFMALQPRIIGCGGKRACIGMGIRFICGPIAMSAASLGVGLRGVKLHVAIVQAALPQGIVPFVFAREYGLHPDILSTGVIFGMLVSLPITLLYYIVLGL, translated from the exons ATGATCACAGTGGGAGATTTCTACAAGGTGATGTGTGCGATGCTTCCATTGTACTTCGCAATGCTGGTGGCTTACACCTCTGTCAAGTGGTGGAAGATTTTCACGGCGGAGCAATGCGCCGGAATCAACCGGTTTGTTGCGGTGTTCGCGGTGCCGGTGCTGTCCTTCCACTTCATTTCTCAAAACAACCCTTTTGAAATGGACACTAAGTTCATATTGGCCGATACAATCTCCAAGGCTTTTGTGcttctttccctctctttgggggctgttttcttctccggcggcggcggaggccGGCTTGATTGGGTCAtcactctcttttctttagcTACTTTGCCTAACACTTTGGTTATGGGGATCCCTCTTCTCAATGCTATGTATGGCGATTTCACTCAACCCCTCATGGTCCAACTCCTCGTTCTTCAATGCATCATTTG GTACACATTATTGCTTTTCCTCTTTGAATATAGAGCGGCCATTTTATTGATCCATAACCAATTCCCTGGTCCTTCCGCCAAGGCTATAACAAAATTCGAACTTGACGCCGATGTAATTTCTCTCGACGGTCGAGATAAACTCCTAACGGAATCCGAGATCGATATTCAAGGTCGAATTTGCGTTCGAATTCGGCGATCGACCTCATCAGCACCGGACTCTGGTTTATCGTCGATTGGAATTACGCCACGAGCCTCGAATCTCTCGAATGCTGAAATATTCTCGATCAACACCCCGGTTCAGCTCCATGGGCCACTCCGGTCGAACGACATGTTGTTCGACTTGGGATCAGGGTATGGATCGTCGGATGCATACTCGCTACAACCGACACCGAGGGGTTCGAATTTTAATGACATGGAGATGACGACAACGGCGGGGAACACGCCAACGTGGGGGAGGTCACCAGTGGCAGGGAGTTCAGCTGTGAAGATGGTGTGGGAGTCGCCGGAGaatggtggaggaggagagggACAAGGGTACAAAGCTGTATTGCCAG TAAAAGAAATGAGCTTTAGAGACAGCACCATGACGGCGATGGGTGAGGAGGTGGAGGCGAAGAGGAGCCAGGAGTTGCCGAATGCGTTTGTGATGATAAGGCTTATTCTGACGGTGGTGGGGCGGAAGCTGTCCCGTAATCCAAATACTTACTCCAGCGTGCTCGGCCTTCTGTGGTCCCTTGCGTCGTTCAA ATGGAAGGTGGCAATGCCAAGCGTAGTGGTGTACTCGATAAAGATAATCTCGGATGCTGGATTGGGGATGGCGATGTTCAGCTTAG GGCTGTTTATGGCATTGCAGCCGAGGATCATAGGATGTGGGGGAAAGAGGGCGTGCATAGGGATGGGGATCAGATTCATTTGCGGACCCATAGCGATGTCCGCTGCTTCACTCGGTGTTGGCCTAAGAGGTGTTAAGTTACACGTTGCCATTGTTCAG GCAGCTCTTCCACAAGGAATTGTGCCATTCGTGTTTGCCCGGGAATATGGGCTGCATCCAGACATTCTCAGTACTGG GGTTATTTTCGGAATGCTGGTGTCTTTACCAATAACCCTCCTTTATTACATTGTATTGGGCCTttga